The Zerene cesonia ecotype Mississippi chromosome 19, Zerene_cesonia_1.1, whole genome shotgun sequence genome has a window encoding:
- the LOC119834288 gene encoding protein fuzzy homolog isoform X2: protein MSVIVIAVGSESGVPIFSRKRGNIDNVQFSTIASLHGINMFSKCHNLSMINTHVDNGSILWKEYCKSITLIAISTGGLECDLELLLSLVHDVMIFCVGKKELENFKNIDQIKRELRQCYPILDYLLESLDPNCVPQTSMLLDLIQSILCPQAQHLQQVLDNYAERVTGRWACLSIHGHLVATSSDFHELDSREAKILLLLAASQDGAPLRETPVYLPNMSPNVAFRAVTCKLLADVYVLVICGATPALSQIDEIVLQCWESSTHLIKEAKLIYPRNFPLSITFEPCILGCLVINVSKKRCVFSRHLHNNNQKIRSMSGVHRMDILRTFFITTARDLAPELKVKDDIMSTLPGMCETFWCSEYHKCHAHRSGNLIGCVLYAPTIPTHTMRLLTSQMLQEIGNCKDVYW, encoded by the exons aTGTCGGTTATAGTTATCGCAGTCGGATCGGAAAGTGGTGTTCCTATATTTTCAAGAAAACGCGGTAATATAGATAAT gtGCAGTTTTCCACCATTGCATCTCTACATGGCATTAACATGTTTAGCAAATGTCACAATTTATCAATGATTAATACACATGTTGATAATGGATCTATTTTATGGAAAGAGTATTGTAAGAG CATTACACTTATAGCTATTTCCACAGGAGGTTTAGAATGTGATCTTGAACTTTTGTTGTCATTAGTACATGATGTTATGATATTTTGTGTTGGCAAGAAGGAGTTGGAAAACTTTAAGAACATAGATCAAATAAAGAGGGAATTGAGGCAATGCTATCCTATCTTAGATTATTTACTTGAATCATTAGATCCCAACTGTGTTCCACAAACTTCCATGCTCTTGGATTTAATTCAAAGCATACTGTGTCCACAGGCACAGCATTTACAG CAAGTATTAGATAACTATGCAGAGCGAGTAACTGGGAGATGGGCTTGTCTCAGTATTCATGGACACTTAGTCGCAACTAGTTCAGATTTCCATGAATTAGACTCTCGGGAAGCTAAAATTCTTCTGTTATTGGCAGCATCACAAGATGGAGCTCCCCTACGGGAAACACCTGTCTATTTACCAAACATGAGCCCTAAT GTAGCATTCAGAGCAGTCACATGCAAACTTCTAGCTGATGTGTATGTTCTCGTGATATGTGGAGCCACACCTGCACTGTCGCAAATTGATGAAATTGTTCTACAATGTTGGGAAAGTTCTACACATCTTATTAAGGAAGCAAAATTGATTTATCCGAGAAATTTTCCTTTGAGTATAACATTTGAGCCTTGCATTCTGGG gtGTTTGGTTATCAATGTTAGTAAGAAAAGGTGTGTGTTCTCTCGTCACCTTCATAACAACAATCAAAAGATAAGAAGTATGTCTGGTGTACACAGAATGGATATTTTGAGGACATTCTTCATTACAACAGCAAGAGATCTAGCTCCCGAGTTAAAAGTGAAAGACG aCATTATGAGTACACTGCCTGGAATGTGTGAAACATTCTGGTGTTctgaatatcataaatgtcATGCTCACAGGTCAGGAAATCTTATTGGTTGTGTCCTGTATGCTCCTACTATACCCACACACACTATGAG ATTATTGACCAGCCAGATGTTACAAGAAATTGGAAACTGTAAAGATGTATATTGGTGA
- the LOC119834288 gene encoding protein fuzzy homolog isoform X1: MSVIVIAVGSESGVPIFSRKRGNIDNVQFSTIASLHGINMFSKCHNLSMINTHVDNGSILWKEYCKSITLIAISTGGLECDLELLLSLVHDVMIFCVGKKELENFKNIDQIKRELRQCYPILDYLLESLDPNCVPQTSMLLDLIQSILCPQAQHLQQVLDNYAERVTGRWACLSIHGHLVATSSDFHELDSREAKILLLLAASQDGAPLRETPVYLPNMSPNVAFRAVTCKLLADVYVLVICGATPALSQIDEIVLQCWESSTHLIKEAKLIYPRNFPLSITFEPCILGCLVINVSKKRCVFSRHLHNNNQKIRSMSGVHRMDILRTFFITTARDLAPELKVKDGDEKDIMSTLPGMCETFWCSEYHKCHAHRSGNLIGCVLYAPTIPTHTMRLLTSQMLQEIGNCKDVYW, translated from the exons aTGTCGGTTATAGTTATCGCAGTCGGATCGGAAAGTGGTGTTCCTATATTTTCAAGAAAACGCGGTAATATAGATAAT gtGCAGTTTTCCACCATTGCATCTCTACATGGCATTAACATGTTTAGCAAATGTCACAATTTATCAATGATTAATACACATGTTGATAATGGATCTATTTTATGGAAAGAGTATTGTAAGAG CATTACACTTATAGCTATTTCCACAGGAGGTTTAGAATGTGATCTTGAACTTTTGTTGTCATTAGTACATGATGTTATGATATTTTGTGTTGGCAAGAAGGAGTTGGAAAACTTTAAGAACATAGATCAAATAAAGAGGGAATTGAGGCAATGCTATCCTATCTTAGATTATTTACTTGAATCATTAGATCCCAACTGTGTTCCACAAACTTCCATGCTCTTGGATTTAATTCAAAGCATACTGTGTCCACAGGCACAGCATTTACAG CAAGTATTAGATAACTATGCAGAGCGAGTAACTGGGAGATGGGCTTGTCTCAGTATTCATGGACACTTAGTCGCAACTAGTTCAGATTTCCATGAATTAGACTCTCGGGAAGCTAAAATTCTTCTGTTATTGGCAGCATCACAAGATGGAGCTCCCCTACGGGAAACACCTGTCTATTTACCAAACATGAGCCCTAAT GTAGCATTCAGAGCAGTCACATGCAAACTTCTAGCTGATGTGTATGTTCTCGTGATATGTGGAGCCACACCTGCACTGTCGCAAATTGATGAAATTGTTCTACAATGTTGGGAAAGTTCTACACATCTTATTAAGGAAGCAAAATTGATTTATCCGAGAAATTTTCCTTTGAGTATAACATTTGAGCCTTGCATTCTGGG gtGTTTGGTTATCAATGTTAGTAAGAAAAGGTGTGTGTTCTCTCGTCACCTTCATAACAACAATCAAAAGATAAGAAGTATGTCTGGTGTACACAGAATGGATATTTTGAGGACATTCTTCATTACAACAGCAAGAGATCTAGCTCCCGAGTTAAAAGTGAAAGACGGTGATGAAAaag aCATTATGAGTACACTGCCTGGAATGTGTGAAACATTCTGGTGTTctgaatatcataaatgtcATGCTCACAGGTCAGGAAATCTTATTGGTTGTGTCCTGTATGCTCCTACTATACCCACACACACTATGAG ATTATTGACCAGCCAGATGTTACAAGAAATTGGAAACTGTAAAGATGTATATTGGTGA